The Thermus brockianus genome window below encodes:
- a CDS encoding SpoIID/LytB domain-containing protein produces the protein MARFGPFILLLFLPLLALPPAWGQGKDLLLRVLLQEVPQGQGVRLSLPSGEVRAIATGEGVVLGGRLQPSFDLDVPYFALEGRPYRGGVRLLAQGGKLLVVNLVLLEDYLLGVLPGEMPEGFPPEALKAQAVLARTFAVNRLNPKAPYDLCASELCQVYLGFAAEKPRYAQAVAATRGQVLSFGGKAISALYHADSGGMTAGSEEVFQVALPYLRPRPDPYARGPKSAWRVAVPKERAEKALRSLGYTPRGEEAPQVLERTPSGRAWRVRLLGVEVQGPEAGRLLRLMGLPSALAEFQGFEAVGRGAGHGVGLSQWGAKGMAEAGFDHREILGHYFPGTFLSELLLAGVP, from the coding sequence ATGGCGCGGTTTGGCCCCTTTATCCTCCTTCTTTTCCTGCCCCTTCTCGCCCTCCCCCCCGCATGGGGGCAGGGGAAAGACCTCCTCCTCCGGGTGCTCCTCCAGGAGGTCCCCCAGGGCCAAGGGGTGCGCCTAAGCCTCCCTTCCGGGGAGGTGCGCGCCATCGCCACGGGGGAGGGGGTGGTTTTGGGGGGGCGCCTCCAGCCCTCCTTTGACCTGGACGTGCCCTACTTCGCCCTCGAGGGCCGCCCCTACCGGGGTGGGGTGCGGCTCCTCGCCCAGGGGGGGAAGCTCCTGGTGGTCAACCTCGTCCTCCTGGAGGACTACCTCCTCGGCGTATTGCCCGGGGAGATGCCCGAGGGCTTCCCCCCGGAGGCCTTGAAGGCCCAGGCGGTCCTGGCCCGCACCTTCGCCGTGAACCGCCTGAACCCCAAGGCCCCTTATGACCTCTGCGCCAGCGAGCTCTGCCAGGTCTACCTGGGTTTCGCCGCCGAAAAGCCCAGGTACGCCCAGGCGGTGGCCGCCACCCGGGGCCAGGTCCTGAGCTTTGGGGGTAAGGCCATCTCCGCCCTTTACCACGCCGACTCTGGGGGCATGACCGCGGGGAGCGAGGAGGTGTTCCAGGTGGCCCTCCCCTACCTCCGCCCCCGGCCCGATCCCTACGCCAGGGGTCCCAAGAGCGCCTGGCGGGTGGCGGTACCCAAGGAAAGGGCGGAGAAGGCCCTTCGGTCCTTGGGCTACACCCCGAGGGGGGAGGAGGCCCCCCAGGTGCTGGAGCGTACCCCCTCGGGCCGGGCCTGGCGGGTGCGCCTTCTGGGGGTGGAGGTCCAGGGGCCCGAGGCGGGGCGGCTTCTCCGCCTCATGGGCTTGCCCTCGGCCCTGGCCGAGTTCCAGGGCTTTGAGGCGGTGGGCCGGGGGGCGGGGCACGGGGTGGGGCTTTCCCAGTGGGGGGCCAAGGGGATGGCGGAGGCGGGCTTTGACCACCGGGAGATCCTGGGCCATTACTTCCCCGGCACCTTCCTCTCCGAGCTCCTCCTGGCCGGGGTGCCCTAG
- the argR gene encoding arginine repressor, with amino-acid sequence MRSKAERHRAIQEIVSREEIGTQKELVERLRQLGFEVTQATVSRDIAELRLARIALGKGRHKYALPSVELPEDVYEELKRQFGLFVKDVDRGGNILVVKTAEGHASGIALLLDRLKRDEIVGTLAGEDTILVVARTEGEAKALEEELGELLLAGRALKGGA; translated from the coding sequence ATGCGCAGCAAGGCCGAGCGGCACCGCGCTATCCAGGAGATCGTGAGCCGGGAGGAGATCGGCACCCAGAAGGAGTTGGTGGAGCGCTTACGGCAGCTGGGCTTTGAGGTGACCCAGGCCACGGTGAGCCGGGACATCGCCGAACTCCGCCTGGCCCGCATCGCTTTGGGCAAGGGACGGCACAAGTACGCCCTGCCCTCGGTGGAGCTTCCCGAGGACGTATACGAGGAACTCAAACGGCAGTTTGGCCTTTTCGTCAAGGACGTGGACCGGGGTGGGAACATCCTGGTGGTGAAAACCGCCGAGGGGCACGCCTCGGGGATCGCCCTCCTCCTAGACCGCCTAAAGCGGGACGAGATCGTGGGCACCCTGGCGGGTGAGGACACCATCCTGGTGGTGGCCCGCACGGAGGGGGAGGCCAAGGCCTTGGAGGAGGAGCTAGGGGAACTCCTCTTGGCGGGCAGGGCCCTCAAGGGAGGGGCGTAG
- the bshC gene encoding bacillithiol biosynthesis cysteine-adding enzyme BshC: protein METALLARLLGLPQGEEALKARLGRAGHPGLAEALKAYLKRLGAPQEALAALEGLARGAVVAGQQAGLLGGPALVFYKAHTALRLAEGVGGAGVFWVASQDHDVEEVRHLHLLVGEEVRTLSLPLPPLPAGRIPLAPYLEDLKAFLGPWARDARVAYALEGKTLAEFFARTLLAFLGPRGLIPFDPMAEELAPLFLGALERELADPLASAQAINEEAERIRALGGKPPLRRKPGATNLFLETDARRLLFYEGGAFTDGVRRYTARELWEVARQDPTRLTPAAGLRPVFQDLVLPTAGFVVGPNEFRYVAELSRVYALHGLPVPALFLRLQAVALEPPIRRILENYRLSPWALVERGEEAFLGAVRGVWEGYRSLEEELRGLLARLEAWEAQARDLEPTLERPFRRFRVRLAGEGERLLRKLLRARMGRDAVLMGHLERLKRHLLPLGQPQERVYPFAMYALRHPEALDRLQEAPSQGKATLVLG, encoded by the coding sequence ATGGAAACCGCCCTCTTGGCCCGCCTCCTGGGCTTGCCCCAAGGGGAAGAGGCCCTTAAGGCGCGCCTTGGCCGGGCGGGCCACCCGGGGCTTGCCGAGGCCCTAAAGGCTTATTTGAAGCGCCTAGGGGCGCCCCAGGAAGCCTTGGCCGCCTTGGAAGGCCTTGCCCGGGGGGCGGTGGTGGCGGGGCAGCAGGCGGGGCTTTTGGGGGGGCCAGCCCTCGTCTTCTACAAGGCCCACACCGCCTTGCGCCTGGCCGAGGGGGTGGGGGGGGCTGGGGTCTTCTGGGTGGCCTCCCAGGACCACGACGTGGAGGAGGTGCGCCACCTGCACCTCCTTGTGGGCGAGGAGGTGCGCACCCTTTCCCTCCCCCTGCCTCCCTTGCCCGCCGGGCGCATCCCCCTGGCCCCTTACTTGGAGGACCTAAAGGCCTTCCTTGGGCCTTGGGCCAGGGACGCACGGGTGGCCTATGCCCTGGAGGGGAAGACCTTGGCCGAGTTCTTCGCCCGCACCCTCCTCGCCTTCTTGGGCCCAAGGGGCCTCATCCCCTTTGACCCCATGGCGGAGGAGCTCGCCCCTCTTTTCCTGGGGGCCCTGGAGCGGGAGCTTGCCGACCCCTTAGCCAGCGCCCAGGCCATCAACGAGGAGGCGGAGAGGATCCGGGCCCTGGGGGGAAAGCCCCCTCTAAGGCGGAAGCCCGGGGCCACCAACCTCTTCCTGGAAACCGATGCCCGCCGCCTCCTCTTCTACGAAGGCGGGGCCTTTACCGATGGGGTGCGGCGCTACACGGCCAGGGAGCTTTGGGAAGTGGCACGGCAAGACCCCACCCGCCTCACCCCCGCCGCCGGGCTTAGGCCCGTCTTCCAGGACCTCGTCCTCCCCACGGCGGGGTTTGTGGTGGGGCCCAACGAGTTCCGCTACGTGGCGGAGCTCTCCCGGGTCTACGCCCTCCATGGCCTCCCCGTACCCGCCCTTTTCCTGAGGCTCCAGGCGGTGGCGCTGGAACCCCCCATCCGGCGCATCCTGGAGAACTACCGCCTTTCCCCCTGGGCCTTGGTGGAGAGGGGGGAGGAGGCCTTCTTGGGGGCGGTGCGGGGCGTTTGGGAGGGTTACCGCTCCTTGGAGGAGGAGCTTCGGGGGCTTCTCGCCCGCTTGGAGGCGTGGGAGGCCCAGGCCAGGGATTTGGAACCCACCTTAGAGCGTCCCTTCCGCCGCTTCCGGGTGCGGCTTGCAGGGGAGGGGGAGAGGCTTTTGCGCAAGCTCCTGAGGGCCCGCATGGGGAGGGATGCGGTCCTTATGGGCCATCTTGAGCGGCTTAAGCGCCACCTCCTGCCCCTGGGCCAGCCCCAGGAGCGGGTCTACCCCTTCGCCATGTACGCCCTGCGGCACCCGGAGGCCCTGGACCGGCTGCAGGAGGCTCCGTCCCAGGGCAAGGCCACCCTGGTCTTGGGGTAG
- the rpoZ gene encoding DNA-directed RNA polymerase subunit omega, with the protein MAEPGIDKLLGMVDSKYRLTVVVAKRAQQLLRHRFKNTVLEPEERPKMRTLEGLFDDPNPVTWAMKELHTGRLVFGENLVPEDRLQKEMEKLYPVEEEG; encoded by the coding sequence ATGGCGGAACCGGGCATTGACAAGCTTCTCGGCATGGTGGATTCCAAGTACCGGCTCACCGTGGTGGTGGCCAAGCGGGCGCAGCAGCTTTTGCGCCACCGCTTCAAGAACACGGTGTTGGAGCCGGAGGAAAGGCCTAAGATGCGGACCCTCGAGGGCCTCTTTGACGACCCCAACCCCGTGACCTGGGCCATGAAGGAGCTCCACACCGGCCGGCTGGTCTTCGGGGAGAACCTGGTTCCCGAGGACCGGCTGCAGAAGGAGATGGAAAAGCTTTACCCCGTGGAAGAGGAGGGCTAG
- the coaBC gene encoding bifunctional phosphopantothenoylcysteine decarboxylase/phosphopantothenate--cysteine ligase CoaBC, with amino-acid sequence MARVLVAASGGVAAIKVPHLLRLLRQAGHEVRVLATPRALAFVTPLSLAVAAGGEVATEEAWFQPHGRALHIELARWAEVVLVAPATADALAKAALGLADDLLSATLLAGAKRVAWAPAMNEAMWLAPQTQGHVERLKALGHAFFGPAHGPLAAVGEGEGWGRMLEPEELLERLEAFLTPKDLEGLKLIVSAGPTREYLDPVRFLSNPSSGRMGYAVAEAARDRGAEVVLVAGPTSLPDPWGVQVVRVESALEMREAILAQYPWAEAVVMAAAVADYRPETTLADKEPKVEAERILRLVPNPDILKELGEKKGDRVLVGFAMETREGLERARGKLVRKNLDLIVLNWVNREGVGFGSLENEVVLLLRDGRVLELPRMPKRQVAHRILDFVKEFWKA; translated from the coding sequence GTGGCCCGGGTCCTGGTGGCGGCGAGCGGGGGGGTGGCGGCCATCAAGGTGCCCCACCTCCTCCGCCTCCTCCGCCAGGCGGGGCACGAGGTGCGGGTCCTCGCCACCCCCCGGGCCTTGGCCTTCGTCACCCCCCTTTCCCTGGCGGTGGCCGCCGGGGGGGAGGTGGCCACGGAGGAGGCTTGGTTTCAGCCGCACGGCCGGGCCCTCCACATAGAGCTCGCCCGCTGGGCCGAGGTGGTCCTGGTGGCCCCCGCCACCGCCGATGCCCTGGCCAAGGCCGCCTTGGGCCTGGCGGACGACCTCCTTTCCGCCACCCTCCTCGCCGGGGCCAAGCGGGTGGCCTGGGCCCCGGCCATGAACGAGGCCATGTGGCTCGCTCCCCAGACCCAGGGCCATGTGGAGCGGCTCAAGGCCTTGGGCCACGCCTTCTTCGGCCCCGCCCATGGCCCCCTTGCCGCCGTGGGGGAAGGGGAGGGGTGGGGGCGGATGTTGGAGCCCGAGGAGCTTCTAGAACGTTTGGAAGCCTTCCTCACGCCCAAGGACCTGGAGGGCCTTAAGCTCATCGTTTCCGCCGGGCCCACCCGGGAGTATCTGGACCCCGTGCGCTTCCTCTCCAACCCCTCCTCGGGGCGCATGGGTTACGCCGTGGCCGAGGCGGCCCGGGATAGGGGGGCGGAGGTGGTCTTGGTGGCGGGCCCCACCTCCCTCCCAGACCCTTGGGGGGTCCAGGTGGTGCGGGTGGAAAGCGCCTTGGAGATGCGGGAGGCCATCCTGGCCCAGTACCCTTGGGCCGAGGCGGTGGTCATGGCGGCGGCGGTGGCCGATTACCGCCCCGAAACCACCCTGGCCGACAAGGAGCCCAAGGTGGAGGCGGAACGAATCCTCCGCCTGGTGCCCAACCCCGACATCCTCAAGGAGTTGGGGGAAAAGAAGGGGGATAGGGTTTTGGTGGGCTTCGCCATGGAGACCCGGGAGGGTTTGGAGAGGGCCCGGGGGAAGCTTGTGCGCAAGAACCTGGACCTCATCGTCCTCAACTGGGTGAACCGGGAAGGGGTGGGGTTTGGGAGCCTGGAAAACGAGGTGGTCCTCCTCCTAAGGGATGGGCGGGTGTTGGAGCTTCCCCGGATGCCCAAGCGCCAGGTGGCCCACCGTATACTGGATTTCGTCAAGGAGTTTTGGAAAGCCTAA
- a CDS encoding DNA repair protein RecN — protein sequence MLLRLEVKNLAAIREAALELAPGLNVLTGETGAGKSLLVDALALLLGERAEGLIGPYGDSLLVTAFFQGEGERVLSRRVGARSTPRIDGEVVSLRELQEEAERWLSLHAQHAALSLLSPKRQREILDALLSPGYLQAYREAYARHQALLQEKEALEEALRAKGEREDLLRFQLREIREARPRPGEDRELEEEARRLRHLETLRERAGRAYALLTEEGLSPWESAVRELRQGGRYDPTLEALAKDLEAALEGAEAVVRELEGYLEGLEADPGRLAQLEERLALLERLKRKYGPTLEEVLAHGERAEAELAALEGGEERLLEVRKDLLKAEEALLQRGTELSQARQGAAKKLARAMEEELAALGLPQARFQVVLTPLPEPGPFGLEEVAFRFAAHPRLPLSPLSAASGGELSRIALSLALLTGAEAPTVVFDEMDTGVGGETAWKLAERLARLGEKRQVLVVTHLPQVAARAHRHLKVVKEEGEVRVEVLEGEGRVRELARLLSGQYTEAALSHARLLLEAP from the coding sequence ATGCTACTCCGCCTCGAGGTGAAAAACCTCGCCGCCATCCGCGAGGCCGCCCTGGAGCTTGCCCCCGGCCTCAACGTCCTCACCGGGGAGACGGGGGCGGGCAAAAGCCTCTTGGTGGACGCCTTGGCCCTCCTTTTGGGGGAGCGGGCCGAGGGGCTTATCGGGCCCTATGGGGATAGCCTCCTCGTCACCGCCTTCTTCCAGGGAGAAGGGGAGCGGGTCCTTTCCCGAAGGGTGGGGGCCCGCTCCACGCCCCGCATAGACGGGGAGGTGGTGAGCCTAAGGGAGCTCCAAGAGGAAGCCGAGCGCTGGCTTTCCCTGCACGCCCAGCACGCCGCCCTGTCCCTGCTTTCCCCCAAGCGCCAGCGGGAAATCCTGGACGCCCTCTTGTCTCCCGGATACCTCCAGGCCTACCGGGAAGCCTATGCCCGCCACCAGGCCCTCCTCCAGGAAAAAGAGGCCCTGGAGGAAGCCCTTAGGGCCAAGGGCGAGCGGGAAGACCTCCTGCGCTTCCAACTGCGGGAAATCCGGGAGGCCCGGCCCCGTCCCGGGGAGGACCGGGAACTGGAGGAGGAAGCCCGGCGCCTGCGGCATCTGGAAACCCTTAGGGAACGGGCGGGCCGGGCCTATGCGCTCCTCACCGAAGAGGGGCTTTCCCCTTGGGAGAGTGCCGTGCGGGAGCTTCGCCAAGGGGGGCGGTACGACCCCACCCTGGAAGCCCTGGCCAAGGACCTGGAGGCCGCCTTGGAGGGAGCGGAGGCGGTGGTGCGGGAGCTAGAGGGGTACCTGGAGGGCCTCGAGGCCGACCCTGGCCGCCTGGCCCAGCTGGAGGAACGCCTGGCCCTCCTAGAGCGCTTAAAGCGCAAGTATGGTCCTACCCTGGAAGAGGTCCTGGCCCACGGGGAACGGGCCGAGGCGGAGCTTGCCGCCCTGGAAGGGGGTGAGGAACGCCTTTTAGAGGTGCGCAAGGACCTCCTCAAGGCGGAAGAAGCGCTCCTCCAGCGAGGGACAGAGCTAAGCCAGGCCCGGCAAGGGGCAGCCAAGAAGCTCGCCCGTGCCATGGAGGAGGAACTCGCCGCCTTGGGCCTCCCCCAGGCCCGCTTCCAGGTGGTCCTCACCCCCTTGCCCGAGCCCGGGCCCTTCGGCCTGGAGGAGGTGGCCTTTCGCTTTGCCGCCCATCCCCGCCTGCCCCTCTCCCCCCTCTCCGCCGCCAGCGGGGGGGAGCTTTCCCGCATCGCCCTCTCCCTCGCCCTCCTCACGGGGGCCGAGGCCCCCACCGTGGTCTTTGACGAGATGGACACCGGGGTGGGCGGGGAAACCGCCTGGAAGCTCGCCGAGCGCCTCGCCCGCCTGGGGGAGAAGCGCCAGGTCCTGGTGGTGACCCACCTGCCCCAGGTGGCCGCCCGGGCCCACCGCCACCTTAAGGTGGTCAAGGAAGAGGGGGAGGTGCGGGTGGAGGTGCTGGAGGGGGAAGGGAGGGTGCGGGAGCTCGCCCGCCTCCTCTCGGGCCAGTACACCGAGGCTGCCCTTTCCCACGCAAGGCTCCTCCTGGAGGCGCCATGA
- a CDS encoding methylated-DNA--[protein]-cysteine S-methyltransferase, translating to MLLATPLGPLWLALSPLGVVRLEPALFPRGPEAQGPLAERVREALAAYFAGGRPDFLDIPLDYTGLSPSRVRLYERVRRIPYGKTTSYGALARELGLSPRAVGAALRATPFFLLVPAHRVIHQDGRLGGFAGQEGLKLWLLRFEGAL from the coding sequence GTGCTCCTCGCCACACCCCTAGGCCCCCTTTGGCTTGCCCTCTCCCCCTTGGGGGTGGTGCGCCTCGAGCCCGCCCTCTTCCCCCGGGGGCCGGAGGCGCAAGGCCCCCTGGCGGAGCGGGTGAGGGAAGCCCTCGCCGCCTATTTCGCCGGGGGGCGCCCGGATTTTCTGGACATCCCCCTGGACTACACCGGCCTCTCCCCGTCCCGGGTGCGCCTTTACGAGCGGGTGCGCCGCATCCCCTACGGGAAGACCACGAGCTACGGGGCGCTCGCCCGGGAGCTGGGGCTTTCCCCCCGGGCGGTGGGGGCGGCGCTCAGGGCTACTCCCTTCTTCCTCCTGGTGCCCGCCCACCGGGTCATCCACCAGGACGGGCGGCTTGGGGGCTTCGCCGGGCAGGAGGGGCTAAAGCTTTGGCTCCTCCGCTTTGAGGGGGCCCTTTAG
- a CDS encoding sensor domain-containing diguanylate cyclase, whose product MNPMEAPYPVFHLHEGGVERNALAQGLPFPEGDTLVHGDRTYQVARLPSPTGTYLLLVETTDLSVQARAYKGLLKVLRGLLQHEEPEGLLQDLIREAVAAVPGAEAGSILLREGGYFYLVAQEGFSEALLGARTSLEEELAWYGLGVDNWLKGRPRVLKGPEIRHLSSLSTVEARPAFFEHGRLLEIQATLGLPIVLEGEVLAAMNLDNFRNPEAFSPLSLELAQAFALEAALLLKALKERQALEMAARTDPLTGLGNRRALEDTFPKLLAEAQALGEPLALIYWDLNGLKALNDREGHAAGDQALKALAQALKNLSRRRDLAFRVGGDEFVSLHLGLSQGEIPALIARLRQSLPYGVAAGGVEVEGEDLETLLREADRRMYRAKGGP is encoded by the coding sequence ATGAACCCCATGGAGGCCCCCTACCCGGTCTTCCACCTGCACGAAGGCGGCGTGGAGCGAAACGCCCTGGCTCAGGGCCTACCCTTCCCCGAAGGGGACACCCTGGTCCATGGGGATAGGACCTACCAGGTAGCCCGCCTCCCGTCCCCCACGGGCACTTACCTCCTTCTCGTGGAAACCACGGACCTCTCGGTGCAGGCCCGGGCCTACAAGGGGCTTCTTAAGGTCTTGCGCGGGCTTTTGCAGCACGAGGAACCGGAGGGGCTTCTCCAGGACCTCATCCGGGAGGCGGTGGCCGCGGTGCCTGGGGCGGAGGCGGGGAGCATCCTGCTTCGGGAAGGGGGGTATTTCTACCTGGTAGCCCAGGAGGGTTTCTCCGAAGCCCTCCTGGGTGCCCGCACCTCCTTGGAGGAGGAGCTCGCCTGGTACGGGCTTGGGGTGGACAACTGGCTCAAGGGCCGCCCCCGGGTGCTAAAAGGGCCCGAGATCCGCCACCTGTCCAGCCTGAGCACCGTGGAGGCCCGGCCCGCCTTTTTTGAGCACGGCCGCCTCTTGGAAATCCAGGCCACCCTAGGCCTGCCCATCGTCTTGGAGGGCGAGGTGCTGGCGGCCATGAACCTGGACAATTTCCGCAACCCCGAGGCCTTTAGTCCGCTCTCCCTGGAGCTAGCCCAAGCCTTTGCCCTGGAAGCCGCCCTCCTCCTCAAGGCCTTGAAGGAGCGCCAGGCGCTGGAAATGGCAGCCCGCACCGACCCCCTCACGGGCTTAGGAAACCGCCGGGCTTTGGAAGACACCTTCCCCAAGCTCCTCGCCGAGGCCCAGGCCCTAGGGGAGCCCTTGGCCCTCATCTACTGGGACCTCAACGGCCTCAAAGCCCTAAACGACCGGGAAGGGCACGCCGCCGGGGACCAGGCCCTTAAGGCCCTGGCCCAGGCCCTGAAAAACCTCTCCCGCCGCCGGGACCTGGCCTTCCGGGTGGGGGGGGACGAGTTCGTGAGCCTCCATCTGGGCCTTTCCCAGGGGGAAATCCCCGCCCTCATCGCCCGCCTGAGGCAGAGCCTCCCCTACGGGGTGGCGGCGGGCGGGGTGGAGGTGGAAGGAGAGGACCTGGAGACGCTTTTGCGGGAAGCGGACCGACGCATGTACCGGGCTAAAGGAGGCCCTTGA
- the gmk gene encoding guanylate kinase, whose amino-acid sequence MRGRLFVMTGASGVGKGTVRAKVLERTRLFYSISMTTRSPRPGERHGVDYYFVDRSTFEALRKEDGFLEYAEYVGHLYGTPRAPVERALARGEDVLLEIEVQGALQVREKVPEAVLIFLLPPSLSELKRRLVYRGKDSPEKIAKRLAQAEWEIQNAHLFDYVVVNDVLEEAVADFLAILTAERRRTPRMAWALEKALERDPDLESELDEILRRDYGGTGH is encoded by the coding sequence ATGCGGGGCCGCCTTTTTGTCATGACCGGGGCCAGCGGGGTGGGGAAGGGGACGGTGCGGGCCAAGGTGCTGGAGCGCACCCGCCTTTTCTACTCCATCTCCATGACCACCCGCTCCCCAAGGCCGGGGGAGCGGCATGGGGTGGACTACTACTTCGTGGACCGATCTACCTTTGAGGCCCTTCGGAAAGAGGATGGCTTTTTGGAGTACGCCGAGTACGTGGGCCACCTCTACGGCACCCCCAGGGCCCCGGTGGAGCGGGCCCTGGCCCGGGGGGAGGACGTCCTCTTGGAGATTGAGGTGCAGGGGGCCTTGCAGGTACGGGAGAAGGTGCCGGAAGCGGTCCTGATCTTCCTCCTCCCCCCTTCCCTCTCCGAGCTCAAGCGCCGCCTGGTCTACCGGGGGAAGGATAGCCCGGAGAAGATTGCGAAGCGCTTGGCGCAGGCGGAGTGGGAGATCCAAAACGCCCACCTCTTTGACTACGTGGTGGTGAACGATGTGCTGGAGGAGGCGGTGGCGGACTTTTTGGCCATCCTCACCGCCGAAAGGCGGCGTACCCCCCGGATGGCCTGGGCCCTTGAGAAGGCTTTGGAGCGGGACCCCGATTTGGAAAGCGAACTGGACGAGATTTTAAGGAGGGACTATGGCGGAACCGGGCATTGA
- a CDS encoding glycoside hydrolase family 13 protein, which produces MAWYEGAFFYQIFPDRFFRAGPPGKPAPAGPLEPWEAPPTLRGFKGGTLWGVAEKIPYLAELGVEALYLNPIFASTANHRYHTVDYFQVDPLLGGNAAFRHLLEVAHAHGIRVILDGVFNHTGRGFFAFQHLLENGEQSPYRDWYHVKGFPLHAYSPHPNYEAWWGNPELPKLKVETPAVREYLLAVAEHWIRFGADGWRLDVPNEIPDPEFWRAFRRRVKGANPEAYIVGEIWEEADFWLQGDMFDATMNYPLARAVLGFVGGEALDQELAGRCGFGRIEPLQALAFSHRLENLFARYRPEVVRAQMNLLTSHDTPRLLTLLRGSLERARLALSLLFLLPGSPTVYYGEEVGMEGGLDPDNRGGMVWAEERWRKELWETVRRLAHLRKEHPGLRTAPYGRVYAVDGHLAFTRGPYLVVVNATPRPFPQDIPLHGALPRGAQAVDLLSGALCVPKGGRLCGPELPPFSVAVWAEI; this is translated from the coding sequence GTGGCCTGGTACGAGGGTGCCTTCTTCTATCAGATCTTCCCCGACCGCTTCTTCCGGGCAGGACCGCCCGGCAAGCCCGCCCCCGCAGGCCCCTTGGAGCCTTGGGAAGCCCCGCCCACCTTAAGGGGCTTCAAGGGGGGGACGCTCTGGGGGGTAGCCGAGAAAATCCCCTACCTGGCGGAGCTCGGGGTGGAGGCCCTCTACCTCAACCCCATCTTCGCCTCCACCGCCAACCACCGCTACCACACGGTGGACTACTTCCAGGTGGACCCCCTCCTGGGCGGGAACGCCGCCTTTCGCCATCTCCTGGAGGTGGCCCACGCCCACGGGATCCGGGTCATCCTGGACGGGGTCTTCAACCACACGGGACGGGGCTTCTTCGCCTTCCAGCACCTTCTGGAAAACGGGGAGCAGAGCCCCTACCGGGACTGGTACCACGTCAAGGGGTTTCCCCTCCACGCCTATAGCCCCCACCCCAACTACGAGGCCTGGTGGGGCAACCCCGAGCTTCCCAAGCTCAAGGTGGAAACCCCGGCGGTGCGGGAGTATCTCCTCGCCGTGGCCGAGCACTGGATCCGCTTCGGGGCCGACGGTTGGCGGCTGGACGTACCCAACGAGATCCCAGACCCCGAGTTCTGGCGGGCCTTCCGCAGGCGGGTCAAGGGGGCGAACCCCGAGGCCTACATCGTGGGGGAGATCTGGGAGGAGGCGGATTTTTGGCTCCAGGGGGACATGTTTGACGCCACCATGAACTACCCCTTGGCCCGGGCCGTCCTGGGCTTCGTGGGAGGAGAGGCGCTGGACCAGGAGCTGGCGGGAAGGTGCGGCTTCGGCCGGATAGAACCCCTCCAGGCCCTGGCCTTTAGCCACCGCTTGGAAAACCTCTTCGCCCGCTACCGCCCAGAGGTGGTGCGGGCCCAGATGAACCTCCTCACCTCCCACGACACCCCCCGCCTCCTCACCCTCCTCAGGGGAAGCCTGGAGCGGGCCAGGCTCGCCCTCTCCCTCCTCTTCCTCCTGCCGGGAAGCCCCACGGTCTACTACGGGGAGGAGGTGGGCATGGAGGGGGGGCTGGACCCGGACAACCGGGGGGGCATGGTGTGGGCCGAGGAGAGGTGGCGGAAGGAGCTTTGGGAAACCGTGCGGCGGCTGGCCCACCTGCGCAAGGAGCACCCCGGGCTCCGCACCGCCCCCTACGGCAGGGTTTACGCCGTGGACGGGCACCTGGCCTTCACCCGGGGGCCCTACCTGGTGGTGGTGAACGCCACCCCCAGGCCCTTCCCCCAGGACATCCCCCTGCACGGGGCCCTACCCCGGGGGGCCCAGGCGGTGGACCTCCTCTCGGGGGCCCTCTGCGTTCCCAAGGGGGGCCGGCTTTGCGGCCCCGAGCTTCCCCCCTTTTCCGTGGCGGTCTGGGCCGAGATCTAA
- a CDS encoding MarC family protein, whose product MVELFLKSFLTLFVVMDPVGLVPVFLALAGDRPPKKQAQIAARAVLVAGGLLVAFFFFGRGLLDHLGISLEALRIAGGILLFRIATEMVFAHHERETEEEKDEALVRADISVFPLAIPLIAGPGALASVLILGGEARGVVGGWAVVLFSAFLVLLLAYLFLRAASGIRRALGRTGVNVVTRVLGLLLAALAVQYVADGVKGLL is encoded by the coding sequence GTGGTTGAACTTTTCCTTAAGTCCTTCCTCACCCTTTTCGTGGTCATGGACCCGGTGGGGCTGGTCCCCGTCTTCCTGGCCTTGGCGGGGGACCGCCCCCCGAAAAAGCAGGCCCAGATTGCCGCCAGGGCGGTGCTGGTGGCGGGAGGGCTTCTCGTGGCCTTTTTCTTTTTCGGAAGGGGGCTTTTGGACCACCTGGGGATTAGCCTCGAGGCCCTCCGCATCGCCGGGGGCATCCTCCTTTTCCGCATCGCCACCGAAATGGTCTTCGCCCACCACGAGCGGGAAACCGAGGAGGAGAAGGACGAGGCCCTGGTCCGGGCGGACATCTCCGTCTTCCCCTTGGCCATCCCCCTCATCGCCGGGCCTGGGGCCTTGGCCAGCGTCCTCATCCTGGGCGGGGAGGCCCGGGGGGTGGTGGGGGGGTGGGCGGTGGTCCTCTTTAGCGCTTTTCTGGTGCTCCTTTTGGCCTACCTCTTTTTGCGGGCCGCTTCGGGGATACGCCGGGCCCTGGGGCGCACGGGGGTGAACGTGGTGACCCGGGTGCTCGGCCTTTTGCTCGCCGCCCTGGCGGTGCAGTACGTGGCCGACGGGGTCAAGGGCCTCCTTTAG